Proteins found in one Legionella pneumophila subsp. pascullei genomic segment:
- the pyk gene encoding pyruvate kinase — MLRRTKIVATLGPASKEPEILRSMLAAGVNVVRINFSHADASALQLIALVRKIADELNHPVAVMADLQGPKIRVGRFHNKSITLIDGQNFTLNCMAPDALGDINGVSVAYPNLANELSIGDHLLINDGLIELEVIEIAGSKIHCKVVEGGILTDLKGLNRKGGGLAARTLTEKDRNDLRTAIEAEVDYISLSFVKDAEDIQQARALMKDYGAKITPIIAKIERMEALDHLTDIIREADAIMVARGDLGVEVGAAEVPAIQKHIIEQTRLLDKVVITATQMMESMISNPQPTRAEVSDVANAILDGTDAVMLSAETASGLFPVKVITMVNKICLSAEKHASFFYHSDPETCHYQRADQAIAMATMHTANHFPIQAIITLTESGDTALWISRQHSIVPIFAISANKRTIGRLSLVNNVFPIYIDFHQFNPEGLNQQILHELVKSGHLEKKGYVLLTRGTQIGTPGGTNCMEIIPVV; from the coding sequence ATGTTAAGACGAACTAAAATTGTTGCCACTTTAGGCCCGGCCAGCAAGGAACCTGAAATTCTGCGTTCCATGTTGGCTGCAGGAGTCAACGTAGTACGAATTAACTTTTCCCATGCCGATGCCTCTGCCCTGCAATTAATTGCACTGGTTCGTAAAATCGCAGACGAATTAAACCACCCGGTTGCCGTAATGGCTGATTTACAAGGACCTAAAATAAGAGTCGGCCGTTTTCACAACAAATCCATCACTTTAATTGATGGACAAAATTTTACATTGAATTGTATGGCCCCGGATGCCCTGGGCGACATCAATGGCGTTTCAGTCGCTTATCCCAATTTGGCCAATGAACTCAGTATTGGTGATCATCTTCTGATTAATGATGGCTTAATTGAATTGGAAGTCATCGAGATTGCCGGGTCAAAAATTCATTGCAAGGTAGTGGAAGGTGGAATACTCACTGATTTGAAAGGTTTGAATAGAAAAGGTGGTGGCTTAGCGGCCAGGACTTTAACAGAAAAAGACAGAAATGATTTACGTACAGCAATTGAAGCGGAAGTGGACTACATCAGTTTATCTTTTGTAAAAGACGCGGAAGACATCCAGCAAGCACGAGCGTTAATGAAAGATTATGGGGCAAAAATAACCCCTATCATCGCTAAAATTGAGCGCATGGAAGCCTTGGATCATTTAACCGATATTATTCGGGAAGCAGACGCTATCATGGTGGCCAGAGGAGATTTAGGCGTTGAAGTGGGTGCTGCTGAAGTTCCCGCTATTCAAAAACACATCATAGAACAAACGCGACTGTTAGATAAAGTGGTGATTACTGCAACCCAAATGATGGAATCCATGATAAGCAATCCCCAGCCTACTCGTGCCGAAGTTTCTGATGTGGCTAACGCGATTCTGGACGGAACTGACGCAGTAATGCTTTCGGCCGAAACAGCAAGCGGTCTTTTTCCAGTTAAAGTCATCACCATGGTCAATAAAATTTGTTTAAGTGCTGAGAAACATGCCAGCTTTTTTTATCATAGTGATCCGGAAACCTGTCATTATCAACGTGCTGACCAAGCAATCGCTATGGCGACCATGCATACTGCCAATCATTTTCCCATTCAGGCGATTATCACATTGACTGAGTCTGGCGACACGGCTTTATGGATATCCCGACAGCACAGCATTGTTCCTATTTTTGCTATATCAGCCAATAAGAGAACCATTGGCCGTTTAAGCCTTGTAAACAATGTCTTTCCTATCTATATTGATTTTCATCAATTCAACCCTGAAGGATTGAATCAACAAATTTTGCATGAATTAGTCAAATCAGGGCACCTTGAAAAGAAAGGTTATGTTTTATTAACCCGTGGCACCCAAATTGGAACTCCCGGCGGCACTAACTGCATGGAAATTATACCTGTCGTTTGA
- the gap gene encoding type I glyceraldehyde-3-phosphate dehydrogenase → MTIRVAINGYGRIGRCILRSIFEYNRQNEFEVVAINDLSGIDVTAHLTRYDSTHGPFRSDVSIEGNMLIVDGHGIQVIAERDPAKLPWKQLDVDIVFECTGFFTSRDAAMGHITAGAKKVLISAPAKGVDTTVVYGVNHSVIKASDVIVSNASCTTNCLAPVVKVLNDAIGIESGLVNTVHAYTKDQMLLDGSHKDLRRARSATQSIIPTKTGAAAAVGLVLPELAGKLDGFAMRVPVLNVSVVDLTFLAKRETSVEEINDIMRKAKSRILQINEDPLVSCDFNHNPASAIFDTTETKVIGNLVKVVAWYDNEWGFSNRMIDTAHQMMNC, encoded by the coding sequence ATGACAATACGAGTCGCGATTAATGGCTATGGCCGCATTGGTCGTTGCATTTTAAGATCGATTTTTGAATACAACAGGCAAAATGAGTTTGAAGTCGTTGCCATTAATGATTTATCTGGCATCGATGTGACCGCTCATCTGACTCGCTACGATTCAACCCACGGTCCTTTTCGCTCGGATGTCAGCATAGAAGGAAACATGCTGATTGTTGATGGGCATGGCATTCAAGTGATTGCTGAACGTGATCCGGCCAAATTGCCATGGAAACAACTGGACGTTGATATCGTCTTTGAATGCACCGGTTTCTTTACCAGCAGAGATGCGGCAATGGGCCATATTACTGCCGGTGCTAAAAAAGTATTAATATCGGCTCCGGCCAAAGGCGTTGATACGACTGTGGTCTATGGAGTCAATCACTCTGTTATCAAAGCGTCTGATGTCATTGTATCCAATGCATCCTGTACAACAAACTGCCTTGCCCCAGTGGTTAAAGTGTTAAATGACGCCATAGGAATTGAGTCAGGATTGGTCAACACTGTCCATGCCTATACAAAAGATCAAATGCTTCTGGATGGAAGCCATAAAGATTTACGACGCGCTCGCTCTGCAACGCAGTCCATCATCCCAACCAAAACTGGCGCTGCTGCAGCCGTTGGTTTGGTTTTACCGGAACTGGCAGGGAAGTTGGACGGATTTGCGATGCGAGTACCGGTATTAAACGTATCCGTTGTTGATTTAACCTTCCTGGCAAAACGCGAAACCTCTGTAGAAGAAATCAATGACATCATGCGCAAGGCTAAAAGCCGAATTTTACAAATTAATGAAGATCCTTTAGTTTCTTGCGACTTCAATCATAACCCTGCTTCGGCTATTTTCGATACAACGGAAACTAAAGTGATAGGTAATTTGGTCAAAGTGGTTGCTTGGTATGACAATGAATGGGGTTTCTCTAACCGCATGATTGATACTGCACACCAAATGATGAACTGCTAA
- the sdhB gene encoding Dot/Icm T4SS effector SdhB, translating into MLLLSIEVINMPDHNSSDVPLSQQINEVRGLLLQALKAQLDDLVAEKLIPQPNGVPFIHFEKDPPQIATLKKVINCLYHAEEAFKSWESIDTSTLLGKAKAAPKLIRALTQIYKSLGLLDEATPEIRGVIADNYHLLEPLFTQAYTIVQESGWLSEFMEMDVTDKASKVIFQGMDLLGPDIGKSEDTHPLIDAFSKISKLVETVSTLQEKSMTGKEKERAVELVRSLLDDLDNNPFISKLSISDFEDSKAIKDLLEWFKNIQDDGFDFSKKSIQQYVSWANHYLPTLITFADQLERQNYLKPGSLSTNLCSQIEHLGKQVNGILSEPNFGITERVVSIESLKGKREQQIHNAQANSVRAIMATEKQQAATADFYRILEAYKGMNLSQVTEPDRILLRQLYPQIQTALAHASLDLENLLTSVLNTTGPEKTAPKPKSWWELAKDGLGYVASYVVNYNVDKILGTRESVDRFLSSQIASEQFKILIAEKAREKLRTGSDKLEETALQYKAEVRVNAIKSTLRKQPSPIEAPPSTFVAVKPSKLVNLRGTLTAIQEMQLSTTVNSTRASVDTLIHRHLPEKYQACFSTLPYQVNEKDPELVKQIKAIENNLFQLEKALKDFEKIDLSYGIMIRLHYFIAIASAASKLKSSVKELSPEGQKALAPLLQQIMTLGSSFSDTNYTANDLSALQQLKTEGQVRTRSPLETSPEKTKTLPEETVKGNEKKPKEKTTELLDYADKISTARTLLLSKFKSTLSPAIADSLNPQEHGVPFVHLDQDPPQIAAIKKIINSMYHAECALKTWHGIDTSTTVGKIAAAHQGVAALSQVYKSFTLFTEDFSDIHNLIRENHDLIAPVITEANRLVNQYGWASQFSELDVAQKLGSILGQGINTVQPKTDEITQTASLVKLFSEIPRLLNNISSSLDQKSEKSIDELRISSKKIEAIGSVFELFFEENAHLMSMFKGFSAISGLIELNKKIQREGTNLQEVTIRQYQEWLKEGYPKLMMMLDEIETRHYLTPGLLSAPIALELDQINDKLNEIIETKPNFKLQKIPLSFYMGDKRIERLMAKKTEHCLALIQIEEQKKAVNTFFGILKHYSGQPLTSIKPNELAQLRLAFVKIQSAMANTHLELSNDFVAALNQLETSPPETINKIKVTVSQLIKLQPAVENYLNEHKKSCELKIAVVDKSIEHVKAKSFELKSDTSKEINIFQLRRTFLETEGKKPAVGPGELKPTSVSSLNTVRGNLAYIQELKLSSTVGMIREQFSALTRDNFSTRVQEYLIKPEDKPLHVINDTDPLMVKQIKEVENGLYHLETALKQFEHIKKSGSLVSQTKALVEIANHAHELKMAVERFSPELKQHYGPLVRTALSFSNKVQSINYNKEDWADLQFILNRAHKELLKRKTPRDHRIEKAFFEAGIREVQIDRNESIGKKAAKLGVKYAHLASPQLEKARAYLSSRYKNAFGQQPKVIRSFTREQLANEEFMDAEISRLKETLEEKYGFNIATIKVLLDLLEQIQRAGAQAAEVAGMVNTLVTYDFPKIKENAYRDLLTKLSQEEDYLNLKPGTLINPAMAAVNQLFLSAALELDMPFSKKLSILDDTTYVNILIRQTESDLQTLKKKLSEDPSNHEIAFEIEIKNDKLAFLRQQMVLLEDKNPNQTRNVLMDMQFEVSLRNHLVYTTLKAPIAQEYEQIAREYYKKNKNRFLYADDCSKELLQGLKEFEKKHLPDHLIVFEAYDRLRLFSAKLPPKNQDVKEYIENINRELQNRDIPIRQRALKVKLLPNDTVFIEKLISADKGTHFLRKFMQFITIITASITEAIKTGGSLIYIYRQKQMEQSIKNIEKSISLKEELNAIKNTDGPSPREGEGKEGEIKFTKL; encoded by the coding sequence ATGCTACTATTAAGCATAGAGGTGATAAATATGCCAGATCATAACTCATCAGATGTTCCGTTATCGCAGCAAATAAATGAAGTCAGGGGTTTGTTGCTGCAAGCCCTTAAAGCGCAATTGGATGATCTAGTCGCTGAAAAACTCATTCCACAACCAAATGGTGTTCCTTTTATTCATTTTGAGAAGGATCCACCCCAAATTGCAACTCTAAAAAAAGTCATTAATTGTCTTTATCATGCGGAGGAAGCATTTAAAAGCTGGGAAAGCATTGATACCAGTACGCTATTGGGTAAAGCCAAAGCAGCGCCCAAATTAATCCGTGCACTAACCCAGATATACAAATCCCTGGGTTTACTTGATGAAGCTACCCCTGAAATAAGGGGTGTCATAGCCGACAATTATCATTTACTTGAACCGCTGTTTACTCAAGCTTATACCATAGTGCAAGAGTCTGGCTGGTTATCAGAATTCATGGAAATGGATGTAACTGATAAAGCCTCCAAAGTGATCTTTCAAGGAATGGATTTACTAGGTCCTGATATAGGCAAATCAGAGGATACGCATCCACTTATTGACGCTTTTTCAAAAATATCAAAACTGGTAGAAACCGTATCCACACTACAAGAAAAGAGCATGACAGGAAAAGAGAAAGAACGAGCCGTAGAATTGGTTCGTTCTTTACTTGATGACTTGGACAATAATCCTTTTATCAGTAAATTAAGTATCAGTGATTTTGAAGACTCAAAAGCCATAAAGGATTTATTAGAATGGTTTAAGAACATACAAGACGATGGTTTTGATTTTAGCAAAAAATCTATTCAGCAATATGTTTCCTGGGCTAATCACTATTTACCCACATTAATCACCTTTGCTGATCAACTGGAACGACAAAACTATTTAAAACCAGGCAGTTTAAGTACCAATTTGTGTTCTCAAATAGAGCATTTAGGCAAGCAAGTGAATGGCATACTATCTGAACCTAATTTTGGTATTACTGAGCGCGTTGTATCCATAGAATCATTGAAGGGGAAAAGAGAGCAACAAATTCATAATGCTCAGGCCAACAGTGTGCGCGCTATCATGGCTACCGAAAAACAGCAAGCGGCTACTGCTGATTTTTATCGGATCCTGGAAGCCTATAAAGGCATGAATCTTTCACAAGTCACAGAGCCGGATCGGATATTACTAAGACAATTATATCCCCAAATACAAACAGCACTGGCTCATGCCAGCTTGGACCTTGAAAATCTGTTAACCTCTGTTTTAAATACTACCGGCCCTGAAAAAACCGCACCTAAACCCAAATCATGGTGGGAATTAGCCAAAGATGGTTTAGGTTATGTAGCCAGTTATGTAGTAAATTACAACGTTGATAAAATCCTGGGAACCAGAGAATCTGTTGATCGTTTTCTGTCAAGCCAAATTGCTTCCGAACAATTTAAGATCCTGATTGCTGAAAAAGCTCGTGAAAAATTAAGGACCGGGTCAGATAAGCTAGAAGAAACCGCACTGCAATATAAAGCCGAAGTTCGTGTCAATGCTATAAAATCAACCCTGAGAAAGCAACCTTCTCCGATAGAGGCTCCTCCATCCACATTTGTTGCAGTGAAACCTTCGAAATTAGTCAATCTGCGTGGAACACTAACTGCCATTCAGGAAATGCAATTATCGACTACAGTAAACAGCACAAGAGCTAGTGTCGATACTCTGATTCATCGCCATTTGCCAGAAAAATATCAAGCCTGTTTTTCAACTCTTCCGTATCAAGTCAATGAAAAGGATCCTGAGTTGGTGAAACAAATTAAAGCGATTGAAAATAATTTGTTTCAATTAGAAAAAGCGCTTAAAGATTTTGAAAAAATCGATTTGAGCTATGGGATTATGATCCGATTGCATTATTTTATCGCAATCGCTTCTGCAGCTTCCAAACTAAAATCAAGTGTCAAAGAACTTTCACCAGAGGGTCAAAAAGCGCTGGCTCCACTGTTGCAACAAATTATGACTTTAGGGTCATCTTTCTCAGACACCAATTATACAGCTAATGACTTATCCGCCTTGCAACAATTAAAAACAGAAGGCCAAGTCAGGACCAGAAGTCCACTCGAAACATCTCCGGAAAAAACAAAAACATTACCTGAAGAAACTGTAAAGGGAAATGAAAAAAAACCAAAAGAAAAAACGACTGAATTATTGGATTATGCTGATAAAATCAGTACTGCTCGGACATTGTTATTAAGTAAGTTTAAATCCACCTTATCTCCTGCCATAGCTGACAGTCTAAACCCACAGGAACATGGCGTTCCATTTGTTCATCTTGATCAAGACCCGCCACAAATCGCGGCAATAAAAAAAATCATCAACAGTATGTATCATGCAGAGTGTGCTCTTAAGACCTGGCATGGCATAGATACCAGCACTACCGTGGGTAAGATTGCTGCCGCACATCAAGGCGTAGCGGCATTATCCCAAGTGTACAAATCATTTACGTTGTTTACCGAGGATTTCTCAGACATTCACAATTTAATTCGTGAGAATCACGATTTAATAGCGCCTGTAATTACTGAAGCAAACAGGCTGGTGAACCAGTATGGCTGGGCAAGTCAATTCAGTGAACTTGACGTCGCGCAAAAACTGGGAAGCATTTTAGGTCAGGGAATTAATACAGTTCAACCTAAAACGGATGAAATAACGCAAACCGCTTCACTGGTTAAATTATTTTCAGAAATTCCAAGGTTATTGAACAATATTTCAAGTTCATTGGATCAAAAATCTGAGAAATCAATTGATGAGTTAAGAATCAGCAGCAAAAAAATTGAAGCCATAGGTTCAGTATTTGAATTGTTTTTTGAAGAAAATGCCCACTTAATGAGCATGTTTAAAGGATTCAGCGCTATCTCTGGTCTTATCGAATTAAATAAAAAAATTCAACGCGAAGGAACTAACCTGCAAGAGGTCACTATTCGACAATACCAGGAATGGTTAAAAGAGGGTTATCCCAAGTTGATGATGATGCTTGATGAAATTGAGACACGTCACTACTTAACACCAGGCCTTTTATCAGCACCTATTGCCCTGGAATTAGACCAAATTAACGACAAACTAAATGAAATTATCGAAACCAAACCCAATTTTAAATTGCAAAAAATTCCTCTTTCATTCTATATGGGCGACAAACGCATAGAACGCTTAATGGCTAAAAAAACAGAACACTGCCTTGCATTGATCCAAATAGAAGAGCAAAAAAAAGCAGTTAACACTTTTTTCGGAATACTTAAACACTATTCAGGTCAACCACTCACCAGCATAAAGCCAAATGAGCTCGCTCAATTGCGTCTTGCTTTTGTCAAGATTCAATCAGCAATGGCAAATACTCATTTGGAATTAAGTAATGATTTTGTTGCTGCTTTAAATCAACTTGAAACATCCCCACCTGAAACAATAAATAAAATTAAGGTGACAGTCTCTCAATTGATAAAATTGCAGCCTGCAGTTGAAAACTATTTAAACGAACACAAAAAATCCTGCGAATTAAAAATTGCTGTCGTTGATAAATCCATCGAGCACGTTAAAGCCAAATCTTTTGAGTTAAAATCTGATACATCAAAAGAAATCAATATTTTTCAACTGCGTAGAACATTTTTAGAAACCGAAGGCAAGAAACCCGCTGTAGGTCCTGGAGAATTAAAACCAACATCAGTCTCATCTCTTAACACCGTTCGTGGTAATTTGGCTTACATTCAAGAATTAAAATTGTCATCCACCGTGGGTATGATACGAGAGCAGTTTTCTGCTCTCACCAGAGATAATTTCTCAACTCGAGTGCAAGAATATTTAATAAAACCTGAAGACAAACCATTGCACGTCATAAATGACACAGATCCGCTCATGGTAAAGCAAATTAAAGAAGTCGAAAACGGTTTATATCACCTGGAAACCGCTTTAAAACAATTTGAGCACATAAAAAAGAGCGGCAGCCTTGTGTCGCAAACAAAAGCGTTGGTAGAAATTGCAAACCATGCTCACGAATTAAAAATGGCAGTGGAGCGATTTTCACCGGAATTGAAACAGCATTATGGTCCATTAGTACGTACCGCATTGAGTTTCAGTAATAAAGTTCAATCCATCAATTACAACAAAGAAGATTGGGCTGATCTTCAGTTTATTCTTAATAGAGCCCATAAAGAATTGTTAAAAAGAAAAACACCAAGAGACCATCGTATTGAAAAAGCATTTTTTGAGGCTGGAATTCGTGAAGTACAAATCGACCGGAATGAATCAATAGGAAAAAAAGCGGCAAAACTAGGTGTAAAATACGCGCATTTGGCCTCTCCCCAGTTAGAGAAAGCAAGAGCCTATTTAAGTTCCAGATACAAAAATGCGTTTGGTCAACAACCCAAGGTTATTCGTTCGTTTACCCGAGAACAATTAGCGAATGAAGAATTTATGGACGCTGAAATTAGCAGATTGAAAGAAACATTAGAAGAGAAGTATGGTTTTAATATTGCAACGATCAAAGTTCTTCTTGATTTATTAGAACAAATTCAACGGGCTGGGGCTCAGGCAGCTGAGGTAGCTGGCATGGTCAATACCTTGGTTACTTATGACTTCCCCAAGATAAAAGAAAATGCGTATAGAGATTTACTTACGAAATTATCTCAGGAAGAAGACTACCTGAATTTAAAACCAGGCACATTAATTAATCCAGCCATGGCTGCAGTCAACCAATTATTCTTATCTGCTGCCTTGGAATTAGACATGCCTTTTAGTAAAAAGTTATCTATTCTGGACGATACCACTTATGTCAATATTCTCATCAGACAAACCGAAAGCGATCTGCAAACATTAAAGAAAAAGCTGTCCGAAGATCCCTCGAATCATGAAATAGCATTTGAAATTGAGATTAAGAACGATAAATTAGCTTTCCTCAGGCAACAGATGGTGCTGCTTGAAGATAAAAACCCCAATCAAACCAGAAATGTCTTAATGGACATGCAGTTCGAAGTGTCATTACGTAATCACCTTGTTTATACAACGCTTAAAGCGCCGATTGCCCAGGAATATGAACAAATTGCCAGAGAATATTACAAAAAAAATAAAAATCGCTTTCTATATGCCGATGACTGTTCAAAAGAGTTGCTGCAAGGATTGAAAGAATTTGAAAAAAAACATTTGCCTGATCATTTGATAGTTTTTGAAGCCTACGACAGGCTCCGCCTATTCAGCGCAAAACTCCCCCCCAAAAATCAGGATGTCAAAGAGTATATTGAGAACATCAATAGAGAATTACAAAATAGAGACATCCCAATAAGGCAACGTGCTTTAAAAGTTAAATTATTACCCAATGACACTGTCTTTATTGAAAAATTAATTTCAGCTGATAAAGGCACTCATTTCCTGAGAAAATTTATGCAGTTTATTACAATCATTACAGCAAGTATCACCGAAGCAATAAAAACCGGGGGCAGTTTGATTTATATTTATCGCCAAAAACAAATGGAACAATCAATAAAGAATATAGAAAAATCGATAAGCCTTAAAGAAGAACTTAATGCCATAAAAAATACGGATGGCCCTTCACCACGCGAGGGAGAAGGAAAAGAAGGTGAAATCAAGTTTACCAAATTGTAA
- a CDS encoding phosphoglycerate kinase — protein sequence MNLIKMSDIDLSGKRVLIREDLNVPIKDGIITSDQRLQAALPTIKSALDSSAAVIVLSHLGRPEEGKYEKKFSLEPVADYLKENLEYPVRFVKDYLNGLDVKPGELVICENVRFNPGEKSNDEALAKKLASLCDVFVMDAFGTAHRAQASTYGVAQYAPIAVAGPLLIRELEALNQVLKAPKKPIVAIVGGAKVSSKLSLLKQLVGMVDVLIPGGGIANTFLKAQGFEIGISLYEPDLLDEARHILILAKEKGCQIPLPTDVVVGKTFSETCPAFNKSLSNVAEDDMILDIGPETIRDYVDLIHDANTIIWNGPVGVFEFPQFAYGTRAIAIAIAESDAFSIAGGGDTLAAVDLYDLNQQISYISTGGGAFLECLEGKTLPAVAILQERAKHVKTN from the coding sequence ATGAACCTGATTAAAATGAGCGACATTGATCTGTCTGGCAAAAGAGTTCTGATTCGTGAGGATTTAAATGTCCCCATCAAAGACGGCATAATTACCAGTGATCAAAGATTGCAAGCGGCCCTGCCTACCATCAAATCTGCCCTGGACAGCAGCGCAGCAGTTATCGTATTGTCTCATCTCGGGCGTCCAGAAGAAGGCAAATATGAAAAAAAATTCTCTTTGGAACCTGTTGCTGATTATTTAAAGGAAAACCTGGAGTATCCTGTTCGCTTCGTCAAGGATTACCTGAATGGCCTGGATGTTAAGCCTGGGGAATTGGTCATTTGCGAAAATGTCCGATTTAATCCAGGTGAAAAATCCAATGACGAGGCCCTGGCAAAAAAATTGGCCAGCCTTTGTGATGTCTTTGTCATGGATGCTTTTGGCACGGCACATAGGGCACAAGCGTCTACCTATGGTGTAGCTCAATATGCTCCAATCGCCGTTGCTGGTCCTCTGCTAATCCGGGAACTTGAAGCATTAAATCAGGTGCTCAAAGCACCCAAAAAACCTATCGTTGCTATTGTTGGAGGAGCCAAAGTCTCCTCCAAGCTCAGTCTATTGAAACAATTAGTGGGTATGGTTGATGTTCTTATTCCAGGGGGAGGTATTGCCAATACTTTTCTGAAAGCTCAGGGATTTGAAATTGGTATTTCCCTGTACGAACCTGATTTATTAGATGAGGCGCGTCATATTCTTATTCTGGCCAAAGAGAAGGGTTGCCAAATTCCACTACCCACCGACGTTGTCGTAGGCAAAACCTTTAGTGAAACCTGCCCTGCTTTCAACAAGTCTCTGTCTAATGTGGCTGAAGACGATATGATTCTTGATATTGGCCCAGAAACCATAAGAGATTATGTAGACCTCATCCATGACGCCAATACCATCATCTGGAATGGTCCGGTTGGTGTATTCGAATTCCCGCAGTTTGCTTATGGAACAAGAGCCATTGCTATAGCGATTGCCGAGAGTGATGCCTTCTCTATTGCTGGTGGTGGCGATACCTTAGCCGCTGTTGATCTCTATGATTTGAATCAACAAATTTCTTATATTTCCACAGGAGGTGGGGCATTTCTCGAATGTCTGGAAGGAAAAACCTTGCCTGCTGTTGCTATTTTGCAGGAGCGCGCAAAACATGTTAAGACGAACTAA